The genomic segment GCTATGCCGCCGGGTGGCGTGTCGTGCGGACACTGCCGCTGCCGGTCGCGCGCCGGCTCTTCCAGGCTGCGGCCGATCGGGCGTACGCGAAGAACGGTCCGGGCACCCAGCGGCTGCGCCGCAACCTGCAGCAGGTCAAGCCGGACATGGACGACACGCTGGTGCGCGACGGGCTGCGATCGTACGCGCGGTACTGGCTCGAGGCGTTCCGGTTGCCCTCGCAGAGCAAACAGTTCTTCCTCGACAGCTTCGGCATGTCCGACGAGAACTTCGCCGACCTCAAGTCGGTGATCGCCGACGGTAAGGGCGTCGTGCTCGCGCTGCCGCACGTCGGCAACTGGGACGCGGCCGCCGCCTGGCTGGTCTCGAACGACTGGCGCATGGTCACGGTGGCCGAGCGGCTCAAGCCCGAGGGCGTCTTCGAGCAGTTCGTGGCGTACCGGGAAAAGCTCGGTATGGAGGTGCTGCCGCTCACCGGCGGCCGGCGTGCCCCGCTCGACGTGCTGGCCGAACGGCTCGACCAAGGCTTCGCGGTGTGCCTGCTCGGCGACCGTGACCTGTCCCGCAACGGCGTCGAGGTCGAATTCTTCGGCGGGCGCACCAAGATGCCGGCCGGGCCCGCGATCCTGGCCATCCGCACCGGGGCTCCGTTGTTCGCGGTCGACCTGTTCTTCACCGAGACGCAGACCCGGGCCGTGCTGCGCCGCATCACGCCGCCCACCGAGGGCGCGCTCGACGTACGGGTCAAGGCCACCACTCAACTGCTCGCCGACGCCTTCGCCATCGGCATCGCGGACCATCCGCAGGACTGGCACATGCTGCAGAAACTGTGGCTCTGAGGAGTCGGTATGCGGATCGGGATCGTCTCGCCCTACTCGTTCGACGTGCCCGGTGGCGTGCAGAACCACATCATGGACCTCGCCGAGGCGCTGCTCGGCCTCGGGCACGAGGTGAGCGTGCTGGCCCCGGCCGAGGAGGGCGCCGAGCTTCCCCCGTACGTGGTCTCGGCCGGCCGGGCGGTGCCGCTGCCGTACAACGGGTCGGTCGCGCGGATCGCGTTCGGGCCGGTGTCGACCGCGCGGGTGCGGCGGTGGCTCAAGGCCGGGCAGTTCGACGTGCTGCACGTGCACGAGCCGATGACGCTCAGCCTGTCGCTGCTGGCCGTGCTCTCCGCACGGGGGCCGGTGGTGGCGACCTTCCATACCGCCATGACCCGGTCGCGGGCTTTGTCGGCCGCTCAGGGCATGCTGCAGCTGGTCGTCGAGAAGATCACGGCGCGGATCGCGGTCAGTGAGCTGGCCCGGAAGGTGCAGGTCGAGCATCTGGGCGGGGGAGCGGTGGAGATCCCCAACGGGGTGGCCGTGGCCAAGTTCGCCTCCGCTGTGCCGCTGGACGGGTGGCCCGGCCCCGATGGGACCTTGGGCTTCCTGGGGCGCTTCACCGAGCCGCGTAAGGGGTTTGATCTGCTGCGGTCGGCTTATGTCGAGCTGGCCCGTGCCCGGCCCGGGTTGCGGCTGCTCGTGGCGGGCCCCGGTGACCGTTCCGACCTTTACCGCGAAATTCCGGTTGATCTGCACGACCGGGTGACATTTCTCGGATTGGTTTCCGAGGCGGACAAAGCTCGCATGTTGCGCAGCGTCGACGTCTATGTGGCGCCGAACACGGGCGGGGAGAGCTTCGGCATGATCCTCACCGAGGCGATGGCGGCCGGCACGGCGATCGCGGCCAGCGACCTCGACGCCTTCCGGCGGGTGCTCGACGGCGGCCGCGCGGGTGCCCTCTTCCGCACGGGCGATGCCCAAGCGCTGTGTGTTCTCCTTGATTCACTGCTGGACGACGAAGCCCGGCGGTCGGCCCTGTCCGAGGCGGCGTCGGCCGCGGTGACCGCCTTCGACTGGCCTGCCGTCGCGCAGCGTGTGCTCGAGGTCTACACAACGGCGATAGAGGCCACGGACGGGCGTGTCATGGACGAGGAGTGGGCCGAACCACGCTCCGGCACCTGACACCGGCGGGCTCGGGGGCACTACGATTCCCGCCATGTGGTGGGTCGTGGGTGCCGTCGCGGCGGTCGTGCTGCTCGCGGCCTACCTCGGCTGGACGGCCCACCGGGTCGAGCGGGTGCACGTGCGGGCCCAGTCGGCCGAACGGGCGCTCGACGCCCACCTGATGCGCCGGGCCGCCGCCGCGGCCGTCGTCGCCGAACAAGCCGACATAGTCGAGCTCTACGCCGCCGCGCGGCTCGCCCTCGACGCCGGCGCCGACGAACGCGAGTCCGCCGAGAACGACCTCACCCGCCAACTGCAGTCGATCACGCTGTCCGGGGGCGACCCCGCCACCCGTACGCTGGTCGCCTCCAGCCGGCGCGTGGTGCTGGCCCGCCAGGTGCACACCGACCTCGTCCGGGATGCGTTGACCGCCCGCCGCCGCCCCCTGGTGCGAGCCCTGCGCATGGCCCGGCGGTATCCGCTCCCGCAGTACTTCGACATCGAGGAACCGCCGATGCCCCCGGCGATCCCCGCCCCGGCCGCCCCGGTGCCGGCGGTCCCTCTCGAGCCGGTCTAGCTCACCAGCCCCGCTCGGCGAGGCGGTGGGGGACCGGCTCGTCCTCGACGTTGATGCCGACCATGGCCTCGCCCAGGCCGCGCGACACCTTGGCCAGCACGTCCGGGTCGTCGTGGAACGTGGTGGCCTTGACGATCGCGGCCGCGCGCTGGGCCGGATTGCCCGACTTGAAAATGCCGGAACCGACGAACACACCCTCGGCGCCCAGCTGCATCATCATCGCCGCGTCGGCGGGGGTAGCGATGCCGCCCGCGGTGAACAGCACGACCGGCAGCTTGCCCAGCTCGGCCACCTCACGGACCAGCTCGTACGGGGCCTGCAGCTCCTTGGCCGCGACGAACAGCTCATCCTCGGGCAGCGTCTGCAGCCGGCGGATCTCCTGCCGGATCTTGCGCATGTGGGTGGTCGCGTTGGAGACGTCGCCCGTACCGGCCTCGCCCTTCGACCGGATCATGGCCGCGCCCTCGGTGATGCGGCGCAGCGCCTCACCCAGATTGGTCGCGCCGCACACGAACGGCACCGTGAAGTTCCACTTGTCGATGTGGTTGGCGTAGTCGGCCGGGGTCAGCACCTCGGACTCGTCCACGTAATCGACGCCCAGCGCCTGCAGCACCTGCGCCTCCACGAAATGCCCGATGCGGGCCTTGGCCATGACCGGGATCGACACCGCGCTGATGATCCCGTCGATCATGTCAGGGTCGGACATGCGCGACACCCCACCCTGAGCACGGATGTCGGCCGGCACCCGCTCCAGGGCCATGACCGCCACGGCCCCCGCATCCTCGGCGATCCTCGCCTGCTCCGGCGTGACCACGTCCATGATCACGCCGCCCTTGAGCATCTCCGCCATACCGCGCTTGACCCGCGCAGTGCCGACGGCGGGCTGGTTCTCAGACATGGACGGCTCCTCAGACAGGCATTCAGGTCAGCCGGATCGTAACCACGCCGAAGGGCCCGGCCGATGGCCAATCGACCCCCCGGTGGCCTGCTCGCAGCCCCAACGTCCTCACGGGTCCCGCAGCTCTACCACCGCCCCGGCGCCGCCCCGCGTCACCGCCCTGGCGCCGCCTCGCCCCCGGCGCCGCCTCATCCGAGGCGCTGCCCCGCCTGGCACCGTCACGGCCGGCCCCGACCCGACTCTGGCCCGAATTCGTGGCAGCCGCCCGATCTGCTCTGTCCGGCCCGGCTCCCGACAGTCGCTGGCACGCATCACCCAGGGCCAGGACCGGATCCAGGTCCTGCTCACGCCAACTCAGCCGGGGCGAAGTTCTTCTTCTCGACCAGCACCAACCAGTTGCCGGTGTTGTCGCGCATCACGGCCTCCACCCCGTACGGGCGCTCCGCCGGTTCCTGCAGAAACTCCACCCCGGCCGCGGCCAGCTCAGCGTGGGTTTTGCGGCAGTCGTCGACCCTTAGGCCGAAGCCGCCCATCTGGCCCGCTTCCAGTTGCCCCCGGATGAAGTCCGCGGCGGAGGGCGACAGCGGCGGCCCGGGCGTCATCAGGGTCAGTTCGAGTTCGGGCTGGTTGGGGTGGGCCAGAGTGACCCAGCGCATTTCGCCCATGCGCGCGTCCACGCGCGGCTCGAACCCCAGGTGGCGCACGTAGAACTCCCGGGTGGCGTCCTGGTCGAGGCAGTAGACGGTCATCAGCGAGACGTTGAGAATCATGGTTCGACGCTAGGCCGTACGGGGATGGGAAGGCTTCTCCCGAATTGCGCTGACGAGCGATCGCGATCACCCGAGCCGATGGCAATCACCCCGCGCATGAAAAGCCAGCACCCGGGAATGTGCGGCGACCCACCCGCGTAGCGCCGCTGGTACGCGAGCGGGCTTTCGCCGACCAGCGGGTCGCGCACCCTTCGCAAAGCGAACACCGGTCGAGCCTAAGCTGACCTTCGTGAACATCGGAGTGCTGGCCCTGCAGGGCGACGTGCGGGAGCATCTGGCCGCGCTGGCCGAGAGCGACGTGCTGGCCCGGCCGGTCCGCCGGCCCGAGGAGCTGGCCGACGTGGAGGCGCTGGTCGTCCCGGGCGGCGAGTCGACCACCATCAGCAAGCTGGCGGTGTCGTTCGGGCTGCTCGACCCGATCCGGAAGCGGATCGCCGACGGCATGCCGGTCTACGGGTCCTGCGCGGGCATGATCCTGCTGGCTACGAGGGTGCTCGACGGGCGGGCAGACCAGGAGTCGTTCCACGGCATCGACATGACTGTGCGGCGCAACGCGTTCGGCCGGCAGGTCGATTCGTTCGAGGGTGACGTCGCGATCGACGACATCGGGGGCGGGGATTTTCACGCCGTCTTCATCCGCGCGCCCTGGGTCGAGGAGGTCGGTGGCGACGTGCGGGTGTTGGGCCGCGTCACGGACGGGCCGGCCGCCGGTAGGATTGTCGCCGTTCGGCAGGGGAACCTGCTCGCCACGGCTTTCCACCCGGAGCTCACCGGCGACCTCCGCGTCCACCGGTACTTCGTCGAGATGGTCCGCCAGGCCGTAGACGCTTAGGTACGACACGGAGGTTTTTCGCATGTCCGGCCACTCAAAATGGGCGACGACCAAGCACAAGAAGGCCGTCATCGACGCCAAGCGCGGCAAGATGTTCGCCAAGCTGATCAAGAACATCGAGGTTGCGGCGCGCACCGGCGGCGGGGACCCGGCCGGTAACCCGACCCTCTACGACGCCATCCAGAAGGCGAAGAAGAGCTCGGTCCCCAACAACAACATCGACAACGCGGTCAAGCGCGGGTCGGGTCTCGAGGCCGGCGGCGCCGACTGGCAGACGATCATGTATGAGGGTTACGGCCCGAACGGTGTCGCTCTGCTGATCGAGTGCCTCACCGACAACCGCAACCGCGCGGCCACCGAGGTGCGCACCGCGCTGACCCGCAACGGCGGCACGTTCGCGGACGCCGGTTCCGTGTCCTACCTGTTCAACCGCAAGGGTGTCGTGATCGTCCCCAAGGCCGGCCTCAGCGAGGACGACCTGATGCTGGCCGTGCTCGACGCGGGCGCGGAGGAGATCAACGACCTCGGCGACTCGTTCGAGGTCGTCAGCGAGCCGACTGACCTGATCGCGGTGCGCACGGCCCTGCAGGAGGCCGGCATCGAGTACGACTCGGCCGATTCCTCGCTGCTGCCGACGATGACCGTGCCGCTCGACGAGGAGGCCGCGCGCAAGTTCCTCAAGCTGGTCGACGCGCTGGACGACTGCGACGACGTCCAGGAGGTCTACCCCAACGCGGACATCAGCGACGAGGTCATGGCGGCCATCGACGCCTGACGCACAGTATTGTGGCGGGGCCGATCGGTGATCGGCCCCGTTTCGTCTTTCCGGGGGGTGTGACCCGCCATGTCCGGCCTCTCGCTACCGCCCATCGAAGATCTCGAGCTCGACGACCTCGCGTCGCTGCCCAAGCCCTACCGCTACGAGTTGCGTCAGGGCAACCTCGTGATCGCGGCCCCGTCCAGTTTCTGGCACAAGGTCATGGCCCGCCGCGTGCTGCTCATGCTGCACGCGTCGGGGCTCAACGTGTTCCAGGATCCCGGCGTACGGGGGGATCGGCCACGCGACAACCGGGTGCCCGACCTCGGCGTCGTCTCGCGCCTGCCGGCCGGCCGGGCCACCTACTCCAACCTGCCCGCGAGCTCGTTCAGCCTGGTCGTCGAGATCGTCAGCGAGGGCGCGGCCAACGGCGAGTACACGGACAAGGCCGCCTGGTACGCCGAGCACGGCATCCCGGAGTACTGGATCGTCGACCGGACGCCCGACCGGGCCGAGGACGATGCCTTCGTTCTGGTGCACCGGCTGTTGCTGGCCGGCGGCGAACCGATCTACGGACGGGAACGCAACGTGCTCCTGTCCGAACTGGAGACCGAGTATCCCGATTCAGCGGTTGGCTAATGTCGCTGGTCTATGTCCCGGGAATTCTTCAGTAATCGACGGAGAGCCACTGCATGGTTTGGATCAGGGTGGCGATGAGAAGCACCCCGAACACGATCCGGCGACCCACCGCGTGCCACTGCTGCCGCCGGTACGCCTGACACCACGCGATCCCGGCGTCGGCCCGCGCGACCACTCCGCTGCGCACTGTGCCGCCGACCAGTCCGGCCTTGCGCAGGGCCAGGCTGCCGCCCCGGCCGTAGACCTCTGGGGAGTACGCCGGAGGGCGCAGCACCCGCACGTCGACCTCGTAGATCTGCTCGTCGCGCCACTGCTTCGTGCGTACGGCCAGACGGTGTTGCAGGTATTCGCGCGCGGCGTCCGGCCGGCCCAGCAGCCGCCGGCGCCACGACAACCGGCGCCAGTGCCCGGCCACGTCGGCCAGCACGTCCATGTAGATGTGAGCGGCCTCGGTGTCCCCGCCGACCAGCCGGTTCGTCTCCCGGCGGAGGTCGTCCAGGTGGGTCGCGACAAAGGTGACGTAGCCCGGTGGCGGCTCGTCGTCCATGGGTGGAACGAGATACATCACTCACCCCCGCCCCTCATCGTCGAGGCGTGTCGCCGCCGGGCGCAAGAGGGCGGGGTATTAGGGTGTCGAACACACGTACGTGAGGCAGGGGAGGTCCGTGGTGCGCGTGCTCGGGATCGACCCGGGTCTCACCCGTTGCGGGGTCGGGGTCGTCGAGGGCGTGCCGGGCCGGCCGTGCAAGCTGGTCGGCTATTACGTGGTCTACACCGACCCCGACGACGACATCTCGCTGCGCCTGCTGCATCTCGACCGTTCCCTGGGTGAGCTGGTGGCCGAGCACAGACCCGACAGCGTCGCCGTGGAGCGGGTGTTCTCCCAGCACAACGTGCGGACGGTCATGGGCACCGCGCAGGCCAGCGCGGTCGGCGTGCTCTCCGGCGCCCGGGCCGGGCTCCCCGTCGAGACGTACACGCCGAGCGAGGTCAAGGCGGCCGTCACCGGCTCCGGCACGGCGGGCAAGGCGCAGGTGACGGCGATGGTCACGCGGCTGCTGTCGCTCGACGCGCCGCCCAAACCGGCCGACGCGGCCGACGCGCTCGCCCTCGCCATCTGCCACATCTGGCGCGGCGGCACCCGCGCCCGCATTCAAGCGGCCGCGGTGGCCGCCGCTCGGAGAGGGGTCAGGAAGCGATGATTGCCAGCGTGCGCGGGGTGGTGGCGGCGATCATGCCGGATGGCGCGGTCATCGAGGTCGGCGGCGTCGGCCTGCAGGTGCAGTGCGCCCCGGGCACCCTGGCCGGCCTGAAAGCGGGCGCCGAGGCCCGGCTGGCCACCAGCATGGTGGTGCGGGAGGACTCGCTGACCCTGTACGGCTTTGCCGACGACGACGAGAAGCACCTGTTCGAGCTGCTGCAGACGGCCAGCGGGGTCGGCCCCCGGCTGGCCCAGGCCGTGCTGGCCGTGCACCAGCCCGAGACCGTGCGCCGGGCGATCGCCGGGGGCGACCTGGCCACGTTGACCCGGGTGCCCGGCATCGGCAAGAAGGGCGCCGAGCGCATGGTGCTCGAGCTGCGCGATCGCATCGGCCCGATGCCCACGGTCGAGGGCGGCCCGGCCGGGGTGCTCAACGGCGCCTGGCACGACCAGGTGCGCCAGGGTGTGCTCGCGCTGGGCTGGTCCGCCGTGCAGGCCGACCAGGCGGTGGCCGCGGTCGCCGAGAGCATCGACGGCGACGTCCCGCCCGTGCCCGAGCTGCTGCGCCGGGCCATCCGGCTGCTGGGCAAGACCCGATGAGCGACCTGGTCTCGGCCGACGCGGGCGACGACGAGCTCGACGCCGAGGCGAGCGTCCGCCCGCGCCGCCTGGCCGACTTCATCGCCCAGCACCGCGTCCGCGACCAGCTGGAACTCCTGCTCAAGGGCGCGATGGGCCGTGGCACCCCACCCGACCACATCCTGCTGTCGGGGCCACCCGGCTTGGGTAAGACCACCCTGGCCAACATCACCGCGGCTGAGCTGGGGACGGGGATCCGGACGACGAGCGGGCCGGTGATCGAGCGGTCGGGGGATCTGGCCGCGATCCTGACCAGCCTCGGGCCCGGCGACGTGTTGTTCATCGACGAGATCCACCGCATCGCCAAGCCGGCCGAGGAGCTGCTCTACAGCGCGATGGAGGACTTCCGGGTCGACGTGATCGTGGGCAAGGGGCCCGGGGCCACCGCGATCCCGATCGATGTCGAGCCGTTCACGCTGGTGGGGGCGACGACACGGGCCGGTCTGCTGTCGGGGCCGATGCGTGACCGGTTCGGGTTCGTGGCACATCTCGACTTCTATTCGCCTGAGGATCTCGACTCGCTGCTGCACCGGTCGGCCCGCATTCTGGGGGTGCCGATCACCGAGGGCGGCGCGGCCGAGATCGCGGGCCGGTCGCGAGGCACCCCGCGTATCGCGAATCGCCTGCTCAGGCGCGTGCGGGACTTCGCCGAGGTGCGGGCCGACGGGGTCGTGACCGAGCAGACGGCGCGCGAGGCGCTCAAGGTGTACGACGTGGACGCTCTGGGCCTGGACCGGCTCGACCGGGCCGTGCTGCGCGCGCTGATCGAGTCGTTCAAGGGTGGCCCGGTCGGTCTGTCCACGCTGGCGGTTGCCGTCGGCGAGCAGTCCGACACCGTCGAGGAGGTCTGCGAGCCTTTTCTCGTACGGGCGGGGTTGCTCGCGCGGACGCCGCGCGGGCGGGTCGCGACCGAGGCGGGCTGGGCCCATTTGGGAAAGACGCCGCCGTCCGGCACGATCCAAGGTGATTTGTTCGCGCGGGATGCGTGAAATCCCCTCGTAATGCGAACGTGATGTGTGCCGCATTCGGACTTCCCAGGTTGACCGATTAGACTCGCCGCGGTTCAACCCGGGATGTGCTTATCGCCCCGGTGCGCGTGATCCGCGCCGCCGGCGGCCAACGGAAGGCTTTAATTCGTGATTCAGGCAGCCGAGGCATCCGGCGGTGGCAGCTTCACGCCGCTGCTCCTCATCGTTCTGCTCTTCGCCGTGATGTATTTCCTGATGATCCGGCCGCAGCAGAAGCGGCGCCGTGAGGCTCAGCAGATGCAGAACGCCCTGGGCCCGGGCGACCGCATCGTCACCATCGGCGGCCTGCACGGCACGGTCGTCTCCGTCGACGACGACGTGGTGACCCTCGACATCGCCGACGGTGTGCACGTGCAGTTCGCCCGCCCGGCGATCGCCCGCGTCCTGCCCGCCGAGTCCGTCGAACCCGTGGCCGAGACGATCGAGGAGCCCCTCGAGCCCGTGGTGGAGGAGCCGGTTGTCGACCCGGTGACCGATACGCGTAAAAAGGACTGACGTTAGTCCCTACGGGCCGGCCCGCGGCGACTTCTAGCTGCCGGGCCGGTTCGTCGGGCGTGCGCGGACGCAGCCGCGTGAACGTGACCGACCAGAACAGACCAGAGCCGTAAGACAACAGGGAGACCGAAGCCGTGGCACGACCACCACAGGGACAGATGCATCCCGGACGGCAGCTAGCCGTGCTCGGCGGAATCTTCGTCGTCCTGTACCTGCTGGTTTTCTTCACGGGCGGTGCGAGCGGCAGCTTCACCGACCGTCTGCACCCCAAGCTCGGTCTCGACCTGGTGGGTGGCACGCAGGCCACGTACATCGCGTCGGTGCAGGGCGGTCAGGTGCCGTCGAAGGAGAGCATGGAGCAGGCCCGCGAGATCATCGACCAGCGCGTCAACGCGCTGGGCGTCTCCGAGGCCGAGGTCGTCATCCAGGGTGACCGCAACATCGTGGTCTCGCTCGCGGGCAAGGCCGACGACCAGCTCAAGGACCTGTCGCAGGCCGCCCAGATGCGGTTCCGCCTGCTGATCGGCACGACCGGTGACGTCTCCTCGGTCGCGCTGAACCCGCCGTCGGCGCAGCCCAGCGGCGCGGCCTCGTCGGGCAGCGCCCCGGCCTCGGCTCCGGCCGCCCCGGGCGGCAGCGCGCCCGCCGCCACCAGCAGCCCGTCGTCGGGCGGCCAGGGCGGTGGCGAGGTGGCCAAGGCCCCGACGCCGACCCCGACCCCGAGCGCGCCGGCCCCGTCGGCCTCCGCCCCCGCGGAGGCGCCGGTCTCGGCCGAGCAGCAGGCGCAGCGCGCCGACGTGGAGAAGAAGGTGGGCGCGGCCGCGTGGGCCGCGGCCGAGAAGCTGACCGCCCCGGTCGACCTGAGCAGCAACCCCGAGGCGGGCAAGCCGTTCGCGCCCTTCGCCAAGCTGACCGGCCCCGAGGTCGGCGTGCTGCCGGCGAAGATGCAGTTCAACGTGCCGACGATCAGCTGCAAGCAGCTCGACGACCGGCCCAACGGCACGATCGACGACGTCAAGTCCGAGGCCGCCGTCTGCTACCAGAGCGCCAAGGTGCTGCTGGACAAGGCCGAGGTCGTCGGGGACGACATCTCCAAGGCCAGCCCGCAGATCGAGCAGCAGTCGGGCCAGTGGGTCGTCTCGCTCGACTTCAAGAGCGAGGGTTCGGCCAAGTGGGCCGCGCTCACCCGCAAGGCGTACGAGGCCACCCAGAGCGACCCGTGCTTCGTGGCCGCCCAGTCGCTCTACGGCCAGGTCGACCACTGCGCCGTGGCCGTGGTGCTCGACAAGACCGTGGTCTCGGCCCCGCAGATCCAGGGCGTGCTCAGCGGCACCTCGCAGATCACCGGCCAGTTCAACTCGTCGTCGGCGAAGCAGCTGGCCGACCAGCTCAACTTCGGCGCGCTGCCGGTCACGTTCACCTCGGGCCCGGCCCAGACCGTCTCGGCCACCCTGGGCATCCAGCAGCTGCAGGCCGGTCTGCTGGCCGCCGCGATCGGCATGGGCCTGGTCGCGATCTACGCGTTCTTCTACTACCGCCTGCTCGGCTCCGTGATCTTCCTGAGCTTGATCATCTCGGGTCTGCTCACCTTCGGCGCGCTGGTCGTGCTGGGCCGGTCGATGGGCTTCACCCTGACCCTGGCCGGCATCGCCGGTTTCATCGTCTCGCTGGGTGTCGCGGCCGACTCGTTCGTCATCTACTTCGAGAGACTCAAGGACGAGATCCACGAGGGCCGAAGTCCGCGCAGTGCGGTGCCCCGAGCCTGGGTCCGCGCCCGGCGTACGATCATCTCGGCCAACGCGATCACGATCCTGGCCGCGGTCGTGCTCTACATCGTCTCGGTCGGCGCGGTGCAGGGCTTCGCCTTCGCGCTGGGTCTGTCGACGGTTCTGGACCTGCTCGTGGTGTTCCTCTTCCGTCACCCGATCATGACGATGTTCGCGAGCACCAAGGCGTTCCTGTCGCCGCGGGTCAGCGGTCTCGGCCGTGTCCTGCGCCGCGCTTCGACCGACCCCAAGGAGGCCTGACATGGCCCGCGAAGGTCTCGCCGCCCGCTTGTACGCGGGTGAGGCAAACGTCAACATCATCGGCAAGCGGAAGATCTGGTTCGCGATCGCCGCGGCGCTGGTGCTGCTCTCGATCGGCAGTTTCGCGATCAACCGGTTCCACCTGGGCATCGAGTTCGCCGGTGGCACGTCGTTCAGCGTGCCGGCCAAGGTCGGCGACGACCGGACCCTGACCCAGGCCGAGGCGTCCGAGGCCGTCGAGCGGGCGATCCAGTCGGTCGACCCGGCGGCCGAGATCGGCGCCGCCCAGCAGGTCGGTCTGACCGGCGGCGACCAGCGGTTCACGGTCCGCGCGTCGGCGATGACCGCGCAGCAGGCCGAGGCGGCCAAGGCGGCCCTGGTCGAGGACCTGGGCGTGCCGGCTGGGGAGATCAGCGACGACCAGGTGTCGGCCGCCTGGGGTGGTCAGGTGACCCGGCAGGCCATGCTCGGCCTGGTCATCTTCCTCGTGCTGGTGATGGTCTATCTGATCGTCCGGTTCGAGTGGCGGATGGCCGTCGCGGCGATCTCGTCGCTGCTGCTCGACCTGATCGTCACCGCGGGCATCTACTCGCTCGTCGGGTTCGAGGTCACGCCGTCCACGGTGATCGGCTTCCTGACGATTCTGGGTTATTCGCTGTACGACGTGGTGGTGGTGTTCGACAAGGTGCAGGAGAACACCCGCGGCATCACGGCGGGCAGCACGCGCACCTACAGCGAGGCCGCCAACCTGGCGGTCAAC from the Paractinoplanes abujensis genome contains:
- a CDS encoding VOC family protein gives rise to the protein MILNVSLMTVYCLDQDATREFYVRHLGFEPRVDARMGEMRWVTLAHPNQPELELTLMTPGPPLSPSAADFIRGQLEAGQMGGFGLRVDDCRKTHAELAAAGVEFLQEPAERPYGVEAVMRDNTGNWLVLVEKKNFAPAELA
- the ruvB gene encoding Holliday junction branch migration DNA helicase RuvB, which produces MSDLVSADAGDDELDAEASVRPRRLADFIAQHRVRDQLELLLKGAMGRGTPPDHILLSGPPGLGKTTLANITAAELGTGIRTTSGPVIERSGDLAAILTSLGPGDVLFIDEIHRIAKPAEELLYSAMEDFRVDVIVGKGPGATAIPIDVEPFTLVGATTRAGLLSGPMRDRFGFVAHLDFYSPEDLDSLLHRSARILGVPITEGGAAEIAGRSRGTPRIANRLLRRVRDFAEVRADGVVTEQTAREALKVYDVDALGLDRLDRAVLRALIESFKGGPVGLSTLAVAVGEQSDTVEEVCEPFLVRAGLLARTPRGRVATEAGWAHLGKTPPSGTIQGDLFARDA
- the pdxS gene encoding pyridoxal 5'-phosphate synthase lyase subunit PdxS, which gives rise to MSENQPAVGTARVKRGMAEMLKGGVIMDVVTPEQARIAEDAGAVAVMALERVPADIRAQGGVSRMSDPDMIDGIISAVSIPVMAKARIGHFVEAQVLQALGVDYVDESEVLTPADYANHIDKWNFTVPFVCGATNLGEALRRITEGAAMIRSKGEAGTGDVSNATTHMRKIRQEIRRLQTLPEDELFVAAKELQAPYELVREVAELGKLPVVLFTAGGIATPADAAMMMQLGAEGVFVGSGIFKSGNPAQRAAAIVKATTFHDDPDVLAKVSRGLGEAMVGINVEDEPVPHRLAERGW
- the ruvC gene encoding crossover junction endodeoxyribonuclease RuvC, which translates into the protein MRVLGIDPGLTRCGVGVVEGVPGRPCKLVGYYVVYTDPDDDISLRLLHLDRSLGELVAEHRPDSVAVERVFSQHNVRTVMGTAQASAVGVLSGARAGLPVETYTPSEVKAAVTGSGTAGKAQVTAMVTRLLSLDAPPKPADAADALALAICHIWRGGTRARIQAAAVAAARRGVRKR
- the pdxT gene encoding pyridoxal 5'-phosphate synthase glutaminase subunit PdxT, yielding MNIGVLALQGDVREHLAALAESDVLARPVRRPEELADVEALVVPGGESTTISKLAVSFGLLDPIRKRIADGMPVYGSCAGMILLATRVLDGRADQESFHGIDMTVRRNAFGRQVDSFEGDVAIDDIGGGDFHAVFIRAPWVEEVGGDVRVLGRVTDGPAAGRIVAVRQGNLLATAFHPELTGDLRVHRYFVEMVRQAVDA
- a CDS encoding glycosyltransferase family 4 protein — translated: MRIGIVSPYSFDVPGGVQNHIMDLAEALLGLGHEVSVLAPAEEGAELPPYVVSAGRAVPLPYNGSVARIAFGPVSTARVRRWLKAGQFDVLHVHEPMTLSLSLLAVLSARGPVVATFHTAMTRSRALSAAQGMLQLVVEKITARIAVSELARKVQVEHLGGGAVEIPNGVAVAKFASAVPLDGWPGPDGTLGFLGRFTEPRKGFDLLRSAYVELARARPGLRLLVAGPGDRSDLYREIPVDLHDRVTFLGLVSEADKARMLRSVDVYVAPNTGGESFGMILTEAMAAGTAIAASDLDAFRRVLDGGRAGALFRTGDAQALCVLLDSLLDDEARRSALSEAASAAVTAFDWPAVAQRVLEVYTTAIEATDGRVMDEEWAEPRSGT
- a CDS encoding phosphatidylinositol mannoside acyltransferase; protein product: MKDRLIELGYAAGWRVVRTLPLPVARRLFQAAADRAYAKNGPGTQRLRRNLQQVKPDMDDTLVRDGLRSYARYWLEAFRLPSQSKQFFLDSFGMSDENFADLKSVIADGKGVVLALPHVGNWDAAAAWLVSNDWRMVTVAERLKPEGVFEQFVAYREKLGMEVLPLTGGRRAPLDVLAERLDQGFAVCLLGDRDLSRNGVEVEFFGGRTKMPAGPAILAIRTGAPLFAVDLFFTETQTRAVLRRITPPTEGALDVRVKATTQLLADAFAIGIADHPQDWHMLQKLWL
- a CDS encoding Uma2 family endonuclease; amino-acid sequence: MSGLSLPPIEDLELDDLASLPKPYRYELRQGNLVIAAPSSFWHKVMARRVLLMLHASGLNVFQDPGVRGDRPRDNRVPDLGVVSRLPAGRATYSNLPASSFSLVVEIVSEGAANGEYTDKAAWYAEHGIPEYWIVDRTPDRAEDDAFVLVHRLLLAGGEPIYGRERNVLLSELETEYPDSAVG
- the ruvA gene encoding Holliday junction branch migration protein RuvA — encoded protein: MIASVRGVVAAIMPDGAVIEVGGVGLQVQCAPGTLAGLKAGAEARLATSMVVREDSLTLYGFADDDEKHLFELLQTASGVGPRLAQAVLAVHQPETVRRAIAGGDLATLTRVPGIGKKGAERMVLELRDRIGPMPTVEGGPAGVLNGAWHDQVRQGVLALGWSAVQADQAVAAVAESIDGDVPPVPELLRRAIRLLGKTR
- a CDS encoding YebC/PmpR family DNA-binding transcriptional regulator; protein product: MSGHSKWATTKHKKAVIDAKRGKMFAKLIKNIEVAARTGGGDPAGNPTLYDAIQKAKKSSVPNNNIDNAVKRGSGLEAGGADWQTIMYEGYGPNGVALLIECLTDNRNRAATEVRTALTRNGGTFADAGSVSYLFNRKGVVIVPKAGLSEDDLMLAVLDAGAEEINDLGDSFEVVSEPTDLIAVRTALQEAGIEYDSADSSLLPTMTVPLDEEAARKFLKLVDALDDCDDVQEVYPNADISDEVMAAIDA
- the yajC gene encoding preprotein translocase subunit YajC; amino-acid sequence: MIQAAEASGGGSFTPLLLIVLLFAVMYFLMIRPQQKRRREAQQMQNALGPGDRIVTIGGLHGTVVSVDDDVVTLDIADGVHVQFARPAIARVLPAESVEPVAETIEEPLEPVVEEPVVDPVTDTRKKD